One Candidatus Dadabacteria bacterium genomic region harbors:
- a CDS encoding lytic transglycosylase domain-containing protein — MTRFSLFIAAFLLAAVSAGAEPYEGAEKLALARSAAQKRTGAQKALALLKGLEDKVPELSHYVFFVRGEALFTAGKNGAAEMFLQAAESETLETEALERAAAAFEKRGGKRRAEEIYRTLVKSGNGGAGDFHLKKAAQLAETNGRKEEAAEMRERLRRKYPLSRFSDPAADTESRADALFRKRKWKAALAVYKTLPPGPHRDARMAVCIYRTGRKNSAGLKKALSLLENTRSAEGLHTVGVILEAMAGMAGDEAGKAEKLRRAREAFRSVHTKFPGSPQAGKSLAREQKTALKLGMTGDAESVYSIIRDSYPSLRADSAWRAGWAYYRAGDYEKAERIFSENSRDENSFLGGQFEYWRARIVEKRGDPETARRMFENVARGPFSYYSFLASRRAGIKPPAPAATEMEGGEEHPGVRRARLLLGAGLDVWAKAEARLAAREHPDAACGVLSAAGDFHSCIALAGTSPPPGQLRLAFPRGFEREVKMYSARNGLDENLVYSLIREESRFTGNAVSVANAFGLMQLIMPTAREVAAEEGEEIKSREDLFAPARNIRLGTRYLGRMLKRFGGDVPAALAAYNAGLSRARRWKRGALKDLEPDEFTESVPFDETRNYIRRIFRSYGAYTALYPSG; from the coding sequence ATGACCAGATTTTCTTTGTTTATTGCGGCGTTTTTGCTGGCGGCGGTTTCGGCGGGAGCCGAGCCGTATGAGGGCGCGGAAAAACTTGCCCTCGCCCGCAGCGCCGCACAGAAAAGGACGGGGGCGCAAAAGGCACTTGCCCTTCTCAAGGGTCTTGAGGACAAAGTCCCGGAACTCAGCCACTATGTGTTTTTTGTGAGGGGGGAGGCGCTTTTTACGGCGGGGAAAAACGGAGCGGCGGAGATGTTTCTTCAGGCGGCGGAAAGTGAAACACTTGAGACCGAAGCCCTTGAAAGAGCGGCGGCGGCGTTTGAAAAACGGGGCGGAAAGCGGCGGGCGGAGGAAATTTACCGGACGCTCGTAAAGTCCGGAAACGGGGGGGCGGGGGATTTTCACCTGAAAAAAGCCGCGCAACTTGCGGAAACAAACGGCCGCAAAGAGGAAGCGGCGGAGATGCGGGAACGTTTGCGGAGAAAATATCCGCTCAGCCGTTTTTCAGACCCTGCGGCGGACACTGAGAGCAGGGCGGACGCGCTGTTCAGGAAAAGGAAATGGAAGGCCGCCCTTGCCGTTTACAAAACCCTGCCGCCGGGGCCGCACAGAGACGCGAGAATGGCGGTCTGCATATACAGGACGGGTAGAAAAAACTCCGCCGGACTGAAAAAAGCGCTGTCGTTGCTTGAAAACACGCGCTCCGCCGAGGGCCTTCACACCGTCGGCGTCATTCTTGAGGCGATGGCGGGCATGGCGGGAGACGAGGCGGGGAAAGCGGAAAAACTCCGCCGCGCGCGGGAGGCGTTCAGATCGGTTCACACAAAGTTTCCCGGTTCGCCGCAGGCGGGAAAATCGCTTGCAAGAGAGCAGAAAACGGCGCTCAAACTCGGCATGACGGGAGACGCTGAAAGCGTTTACTCCATCATAAGGGACTCCTATCCGTCCCTTCGCGCAGACTCGGCGTGGCGGGCGGGGTGGGCTTACTACAGGGCGGGGGACTATGAAAAAGCGGAGCGGATATTTTCTGAAAACAGCAGGGACGAAAACTCTTTTCTGGGCGGGCAGTTTGAATACTGGAGGGCGAGAATAGTTGAGAAAAGAGGAGACCCGGAGACGGCGCGGCGGATGTTTGAGAATGTGGCGCGCGGACCTTTCAGTTATTACTCTTTCCTCGCTTCACGGAGGGCGGGAATAAAACCTCCCGCGCCCGCCGCAACGGAGATGGAGGGCGGGGAAGAGCATCCGGGCGTGAGGCGGGCGCGTCTGCTTCTCGGCGCGGGGCTTGATGTCTGGGCAAAAGCCGAGGCGCGGCTGGCGGCGCGGGAGCATCCGGACGCCGCATGCGGGGTTCTCTCCGCCGCGGGCGATTTCCATTCCTGCATAGCGCTTGCCGGAACAAGCCCCCCGCCCGGACAGTTGCGCCTCGCCTTTCCCAGAGGCTTTGAGCGGGAGGTGAAAATGTATTCCGCCCGCAACGGGCTTGATGAAAATCTTGTTTATTCGCTCATACGCGAGGAGAGCAGGTTTACGGGCAACGCTGTCTCCGTTGCGAACGCGTTCGGCCTCATGCAACTCATCATGCCGACCGCAAGGGAGGTTGCCGCAGAGGAGGGAGAGGAGATAAAGTCGCGCGAAGACCTGTTTGCGCCCGCGCGCAACATCAGGCTGGGAACGCGCTATCTGGGGCGGATGCTCAAAAGGTTCGGCGGCGATGTGCCCGCCGCGCTCGCGGCATACAACGCGGGGCTCTCAAGGGCGAGAAGGTGGAAACGGGGGGCGCTGAAAGACCTTGAGCCGGACGAGTTCACGGAATCCGTGCCGTTTGACGAGACCAGAAACTACATACGGCGCATATTCAGAAGTTACGGCGCATACACCGCCCTTTATCCCTCCGGCTGA
- the hisH gene encoding imidazole glycerol phosphate synthase subunit HisH — MSRARPPLTIFDYGGGNLKSVSAAFGLLGFETETTSRPSGIAAAERLVLPGVGAFGDCVRSLRKTGADTALREFIASGRPYLGICVGLQVLFDRSEESPGETGLGVFSGGVVRFKPSGGLKVPHMGWNRLALRGGSPLFSGIENGSWFYFAHSFHASADRGPVAATARHGTEFTAAVSGGNVFACQFHPEKSSDAGLRVMKNFALFQPEG, encoded by the coding sequence ATGAGCCGCGCCCGCCCACCCCTGACGATTTTTGACTACGGCGGCGGAAACCTGAAAAGCGTTTCAGCCGCATTCGGGCTTCTTGGCTTTGAAACGGAAACAACCTCGCGCCCCTCGGGCATAGCCGCCGCCGAAAGGCTGGTTCTGCCCGGCGTCGGCGCTTTCGGCGACTGCGTCCGCTCGCTCAGAAAAACGGGCGCGGACACCGCCCTCAGGGAGTTCATAGCATCAGGCCGCCCGTATCTGGGAATATGCGTCGGCCTTCAGGTTCTTTTTGACCGGAGCGAGGAAAGCCCCGGCGAGACGGGTCTCGGCGTTTTCAGCGGCGGCGTGGTGAGGTTTAAGCCCTCAGGCGGGCTCAAAGTTCCGCACATGGGCTGGAATCGCCTTGCCCTCCGGGGCGGCTCGCCGCTTTTCAGCGGAATTGAAAACGGAAGCTGGTTTTACTTCGCCCACTCGTTCCACGCATCCGCCGACCGGGGGCCGGTCGCGGCAACGGCCCGCCACGGAACGGAGTTCACCGCCGCGGTGAGCGGCGGCAATGTTTTCGCCTGCCAGTTTCACCCGGAGAAAAGTTCGGACGCGGGGCTGCGCGTAATGAAAAACTTCGCCCTTTTTCAGCCGGAGGGATAA
- the hisB gene encoding imidazoleglycerol-phosphate dehydratase HisB: MPAAKRKAKFQRKTTEVKVNVDLTVDGSGVFDIQTGIPFFDHMLCQFARHGCFDLKIKAMGDTEVDFHHTVEDVGIALGSAFKDALGDKKRIVRFAHSYVPFEETLVFCAVDISGRPCLVFSADMPKSKVGDFDTELAREFFKSLSNNMGCNMHIRLESGENLHHNIEAMFKSCGRALDLATSVDGRYADVPSTKGAL, encoded by the coding sequence GTGCCCGCCGCAAAAAGAAAAGCGAAGTTTCAGAGAAAGACGACCGAGGTGAAGGTCAATGTTGACCTGACCGTTGACGGCTCAGGCGTTTTTGATATTCAGACGGGAATACCGTTTTTTGACCACATGCTCTGCCAGTTCGCCCGGCACGGCTGCTTTGACCTGAAAATAAAGGCAATGGGCGATACCGAGGTGGACTTTCACCACACCGTTGAGGATGTGGGCATCGCGCTCGGAAGCGCCTTCAAAGACGCCCTCGGCGACAAAAAACGGATAGTCCGCTTCGCGCACTCCTACGTGCCGTTTGAGGAAACGCTTGTTTTCTGCGCGGTTGACATAAGCGGGAGGCCCTGCCTTGTTTTCTCCGCCGACATGCCCAAGTCCAAAGTCGGCGATTTTGACACCGAACTCGCCCGCGAGTTTTTCAAATCGCTTTCCAACAACATGGGGTGCAACATGCACATACGCCTTGAGAGCGGTGAGAACTTGCACCACAACATAGAGGCGATGTTCAAATCCTGCGGACGCGCCCTTGACCTTGCGACCTCGGTTGACGGCCGCTACGCGGACGTGCCCTCAACAAAAGGCGCTCTGTGA
- the radC gene encoding DNA repair protein RadC — protein sequence MVFFPYPARFVTIPAMSADNASPHYAGHRERIRKKFLKEGITPFSDYEALELLLTYSVPRRDVKPVAKQLLGKFGSLSSVMDAPPEDLKKTGGVSEHTAAFIHLIKEVNWRYMESRIDPADYLTSPEAVIRFCKARIGRETREYLAVVFVNTKNQFLAHEVLSGGSVGSVNLDIRNVVKKAIDVKKCSGIIVFHNHPSGHPGPSDSDKKITAELARICKSLEIRLVDHLIVCSHDHYSFVENGLLG from the coding sequence ATGGTTTTTTTTCCATATCCGGCGCGGTTTGTTACAATACCCGCCATGTCCGCAGACAACGCATCCCCGCACTATGCGGGGCACAGGGAGCGCATAAGGAAAAAGTTTCTCAAGGAAGGCATAACGCCGTTTTCCGACTACGAGGCGCTGGAGCTGCTGCTGACCTACTCCGTGCCGCGAAGGGACGTAAAACCCGTGGCAAAGCAACTTCTGGGGAAATTCGGCAGTCTTTCCTCCGTCATGGACGCGCCGCCCGAAGATTTGAAAAAAACCGGGGGAGTCTCCGAGCACACCGCCGCTTTCATCCATTTGATAAAAGAGGTCAACTGGCGGTATATGGAGAGCCGGATTGACCCTGCGGACTACCTGACCTCGCCGGAGGCCGTAATACGGTTCTGCAAGGCGCGCATAGGCAGGGAGACGAGGGAGTATCTGGCGGTGGTGTTTGTCAACACAAAAAACCAGTTTCTCGCCCACGAGGTTCTCTCCGGCGGCTCGGTCGGCAGCGTTAATCTGGACATCAGGAATGTTGTGAAAAAGGCGATTGATGTGAAAAAGTGCTCCGGCATCATAGTTTTTCACAACCATCCGAGCGGCCATCCGGGCCCGTCCGACAGCGACAAAAAGATAACCGCCGAACTTGCGCGGATATGCAAGTCGCTTGAGATCCGGCTGGTTGACCACCTGATAGTGTGCTCACACGACCACTACAGTTTTGTTGAGAACGGGTTGCTGGGCTGA
- the cofC gene encoding 2-phospho-L-lactate guanylyltransferase, with amino-acid sequence MRAVLVPVKRFSCANERLRGVLSPPQREQLARVMLGDVLANVSGARRADAVFLVTAEAEAMSMGRRMGMEIIAERTQSGESSSVDFAMKKCAEMGARAVLVIPGDIPLASAREFDAVMEKDDGQSRVVIVPSRDGTGTNGLMMSPCGVIRPSFGEGSFSRHKAMASDAGISFSSLTLPGMGLDIDGPQDIETFMGGGGESATRAYLTGLGMTARKGKTA; translated from the coding sequence ATGAGAGCGGTTCTTGTTCCGGTAAAGCGGTTCTCGTGCGCCAACGAGAGGCTTCGTGGGGTTCTGTCGCCCCCGCAACGCGAGCAACTGGCGCGCGTCATGTTAGGCGATGTGCTGGCAAATGTGTCGGGAGCGCGCCGGGCGGACGCCGTTTTTCTGGTAACCGCCGAAGCCGAGGCGATGAGCATGGGCAGACGCATGGGAATGGAGATAATTGCGGAGCGGACGCAGAGCGGGGAAAGCTCATCGGTGGATTTCGCAATGAAAAAATGCGCGGAGATGGGAGCGCGGGCGGTGCTTGTGATTCCGGGAGACATTCCGCTTGCAAGCGCGCGGGAGTTTGACGCCGTTATGGAAAAAGATGACGGACAAAGCAGGGTGGTGATCGTTCCCTCGCGGGACGGAACGGGAACCAACGGGCTTATGATGAGCCCGTGCGGCGTCATACGGCCGAGTTTTGGAGAGGGAAGTTTTTCAAGGCACAAAGCGATGGCCTCAGACGCGGGGATAAGTTTTTCCTCCCTCACGCTTCCGGGCATGGGTCTGGACATAGACGGGCCGCAGGATATTGAGACGTTCATGGGCGGCGGCGGCGAAAGCGCGACCCGCGCCTACCTGACCGGCCTCGGCATGACGGCGAGGAAGGGAAAAACCGCTTAA
- the speB gene encoding agmatinase encodes MSFSNLNFLGLDEAGSGFEEAAVAVIPVPYERTVSFRAGCSRGPLAIIQASRSLELYDEEFELRPSDCGIHTAPELECDISPESMTRTVRETCLRAARAGKFVVTLGGEHSVTLGAFSAQREIHPDVSVLSVDAHCDLRDSYQGSKFSHACVMRRVLETGARVTVAGARSMSSGEAEFARGREGLTVIPARETAGGGGEAVARVVESLGERVYLSIDADGLDPALMPAVGTPEPGGFGWEEITALLSAVFARREVVGMDFVELCPIDGMCAPEVTAARLIQKAIGYKFGGRAAGI; translated from the coding sequence GTGTCGTTTTCAAACCTTAACTTTCTGGGGCTTGACGAAGCAGGGTCGGGCTTTGAAGAGGCCGCCGTTGCGGTTATTCCCGTTCCCTACGAGAGAACGGTGTCATTCCGCGCGGGGTGCTCCCGCGGCCCGCTCGCCATTATACAGGCCTCGCGCTCCCTTGAGCTTTACGATGAGGAGTTTGAACTCCGCCCGTCGGACTGCGGAATACACACCGCCCCCGAACTTGAGTGCGACATAAGCCCGGAGTCCATGACGCGCACCGTCAGGGAAACATGCCTGAGGGCGGCGCGGGCGGGCAAATTTGTTGTAACGCTGGGCGGCGAGCACTCGGTTACCCTCGGGGCGTTTTCCGCCCAGAGGGAGATTCACCCCGATGTGTCCGTCCTGTCCGTTGACGCCCACTGCGACCTCAGGGACTCGTATCAGGGCTCAAAGTTCAGCCATGCGTGCGTTATGAGGCGCGTCCTTGAGACGGGAGCCCGCGTGACGGTCGCGGGGGCGAGGAGCATGTCTTCCGGGGAGGCGGAATTTGCCCGCGGCAGGGAAGGGCTGACCGTTATTCCTGCGCGGGAGACGGCGGGCGGCGGCGGGGAAGCGGTCGCGCGCGTGGTTGAGAGTCTGGGAGAGAGGGTTTACTTAAGCATAGATGCGGACGGGCTTGACCCGGCGCTGATGCCGGCGGTGGGAACGCCGGAGCCGGGCGGGTTCGGGTGGGAGGAGATAACGGCCCTTCTTTCGGCGGTGTTTGCCCGGCGCGAGGTGGTGGGCATGGATTTTGTTGAACTTTGCCCCATAGACGGCATGTGCGCGCCCGAAGTAACCGCGGCGCGGCTCATTCAGAAGGCGATAGGATACAAGTTCGGCGGGCGGGCCGCCGGGATTTGA
- the msrB gene encoding peptide-methionine (R)-S-oxide reductase MsrB, with protein MTDRVKKTDEQWKRSLNEEQFSVTRKKGTERPFTGKYNDHKEKGKYMCVCCGQELFSSGAKFDSGTGWPSFDGPVEESNVKTEADDSLGMRRVEVMCSKCDAHLGHVFPDGPRETTGMRYCINSASLDFKKK; from the coding sequence GTGACGGACAGGGTAAAAAAGACCGATGAGCAGTGGAAACGGTCTCTCAACGAAGAGCAGTTTTCCGTAACGCGCAAAAAGGGAACTGAAAGGCCCTTTACCGGCAAATACAACGACCACAAGGAGAAGGGGAAGTATATGTGCGTCTGTTGCGGGCAGGAGCTTTTCAGTTCCGGGGCGAAGTTTGACTCCGGGACCGGCTGGCCCAGTTTTGACGGGCCCGTGGAGGAGTCAAACGTAAAGACCGAAGCGGATGACTCGCTGGGAATGAGGAGGGTGGAGGTCATGTGCTCAAAGTGCGACGCCCATCTCGGCCATGTGTTTCCCGACGGCCCGCGCGAGACCACCGGAATGAGATACTGCATAAACTCCGCGTCTCTGGATTTCAAAAAGAAATGA
- a CDS encoding prephenate dehydrogenase has protein sequence MKVAVIGLGKMGASLCADLKAAGAQIAGADADPRAVDYCVSENLVDEGFSSPAGIPADTGIYVLAVPVEFMGDVTRELFSSPRPGAVVTDMGSVKESVMRSVGDALPSGVSFVPAHPIAGDERHGAQSGGRGIFQGKPVIITGGEGDALAAVEDMWKKTGARIVRMTAGEHDRIFAFLSHLPHVCAYALAAAAAEAGRSNGEAFALSGGGLDDTTRIAMSDPEMWAGILVENSAHVLAALERFSASVAEVTEAVRAGDKGALAEILERGRAAKALFRKDRPAPPRRL, from the coding sequence ATGAAAGTCGCGGTCATAGGGCTTGGCAAAATGGGCGCCTCGCTCTGCGCCGACCTGAAGGCGGCGGGCGCACAAATCGCCGGAGCGGACGCCGACCCCCGCGCGGTTGACTACTGCGTTTCTGAAAACCTCGTTGATGAGGGATTTTCCTCACCGGCCGGCATACCGGCGGACACCGGCATATACGTCCTCGCCGTTCCGGTTGAGTTCATGGGGGATGTGACGCGCGAACTCTTTTCATCCCCGCGTCCCGGAGCCGTTGTTACGGACATGGGAAGCGTCAAGGAGTCCGTAATGCGGAGTGTGGGAGACGCCCTGCCCTCAGGTGTCTCTTTTGTTCCCGCCCACCCGATAGCCGGAGACGAGAGGCACGGGGCGCAAAGCGGCGGGCGCGGCATTTTTCAGGGAAAGCCCGTGATAATAACGGGCGGGGAAGGAGACGCCCTTGCCGCCGTTGAGGACATGTGGAAAAAAACGGGAGCCCGAATAGTGCGTATGACCGCCGGTGAGCATGACCGCATATTCGCCTTTCTCAGCCATCTTCCGCATGTGTGCGCATACGCGCTTGCCGCAGCGGCCGCCGAGGCGGGCCGGTCAAACGGGGAGGCGTTTGCGCTTTCCGGCGGCGGGCTTGACGACACCACCAGAATAGCCATGAGCGACCCGGAGATGTGGGCGGGCATACTTGTTGAAAACTCCGCCCATGTGCTCGCCGCCCTGGAGCGGTTCTCCGCCTCGGTGGCCGAGGTGACCGAAGCCGTTCGCGCGGGCGACAAGGGCGCTCTTGCCGAAATCCTTGAGCGCGGGCGCGCCGCAAAGGCGCTTTTCAGAAAAGACCGCCCCGCGCCCCCCCGGCGGTTATAA
- the hisC gene encoding histidinol-phosphate transaminase, protein MIRPRGIIEKLPVYVPGKTPEQIERELGIRDAVKMASNENPFGASPAAVSAIRDFAPRAHLYPDGDCRALKEALSAKLGTEPENIAVGNGSNEILELVAKVFLGPGDEALYGAHGFVVYPIVTALSGAKGVVSPMPLLMHDLDDFAARITSGTKVVFLANPNNPTGTIFSKREFERFLSQVPERVVVVVDEAYFEYVDDPDYPDTLCYQAEREGIVTVRTFSKIYGLAGTRIGYAVASKETAALINRAKEPFNVNSLAQTAALAALTDTRHCEASRKGNLEGLKYLSAQLDLMGVPHTDSRANFILADVGDGARAHELLTGRGIITRPVSAYGLDRHIRVTVGTRESNAAFVAALREVAGETA, encoded by the coding sequence ATGATCCGTCCGAGGGGAATAATAGAAAAACTCCCCGTTTATGTTCCCGGAAAGACTCCCGAACAGATAGAGCGGGAGCTGGGAATACGGGACGCCGTGAAGATGGCGTCAAACGAAAACCCGTTCGGGGCCTCTCCGGCGGCGGTGAGCGCAATAAGGGATTTTGCCCCCCGCGCCCACCTTTACCCGGACGGCGACTGCCGGGCTCTGAAGGAGGCCCTTTCGGCAAAACTGGGGACTGAACCGGAAAACATAGCGGTCGGCAACGGCTCAAACGAGATACTTGAACTTGTGGCAAAAGTGTTTCTCGGCCCGGGAGACGAGGCGCTGTACGGGGCTCACGGATTTGTGGTTTACCCGATAGTAACCGCGCTTTCCGGGGCGAAGGGCGTTGTTTCGCCGATGCCGCTCCTCATGCACGACCTTGACGACTTCGCGGCGCGCATAACCTCCGGAACGAAGGTTGTTTTTCTGGCAAATCCCAACAACCCCACAGGCACGATATTCTCAAAACGGGAGTTTGAGCGTTTTCTCTCACAGGTTCCGGAGAGAGTCGTTGTGGTGGTTGACGAGGCGTATTTTGAGTATGTGGATGATCCGGATTATCCCGACACGCTTTGTTATCAGGCGGAAAGAGAAGGAATCGTAACCGTGAGAACTTTCTCAAAGATATATGGGCTTGCCGGAACCAGAATAGGCTATGCGGTCGCCTCAAAAGAGACGGCGGCGCTCATCAACCGCGCAAAGGAGCCGTTCAATGTCAACTCTCTCGCGCAAACCGCCGCCCTTGCCGCCCTCACCGACACCCGCCACTGCGAGGCCTCCCGCAAGGGCAACCTTGAGGGGCTGAAATACCTGTCCGCCCAGCTTGACCTGATGGGCGTCCCACACACCGATTCAAGGGCGAACTTTATTCTCGCCGATGTGGGAGACGGCGCGCGCGCCCACGAACTGCTTACGGGGCGGGGCATCATAACGCGCCCGGTCTCCGCATACGGCCTTGACCGGCACATCAGGGTTACCGTAGGTACGCGGGAAAGCAACGCCGCTTTTGTTGCCGCGCTGCGCGAAGTCGCCGGGGAGACGGCATGA
- the pheA gene encoding prephenate dehydratase, giving the protein MPKKTATTRTSANRGGKTLSALRAEIDSIDSSILKYINRRARVASKIADAKKMLSKNIYDPLREKQVERKVCGLNKGPLSEGNVASIFREIIRSCRALQSEGKVSYLGPGGSFSHQAASGMFGSGSEFVPRSSIEDVFESVLTGSVSRGVVPIENSTEGSVASVLETIAEGRFLITGETYEPINHFMLSKTGGLDGIEKVASHPQALGQCRRWLSSNLPGAKPVELTSTAAAAALAAKDGSVGAVSSAYCASIYGLRVAAENIEDNPLNATRFVAVEKADGSAPDTAAGNKVSIAFSIKDRPGALHKTLFSPLASAGVNLTRIESRPSGKKPWEYNFFVDFECGPGREETDRLLSKIEAKSSFFKVLGCYASGESG; this is encoded by the coding sequence ATGCCGAAAAAAACCGCAACAACCAGGACTTCCGCAAACAGAGGCGGCAAGACCCTTTCCGCTCTCCGCGCCGAGATAGACTCAATAGACTCTTCCATACTCAAATACATAAACAGAAGGGCGCGCGTGGCTTCAAAGATAGCGGACGCAAAAAAAATGCTGTCCAAAAACATCTACGACCCGCTGAGAGAAAAACAGGTGGAGCGCAAGGTCTGCGGGCTCAACAAGGGGCCCCTTTCCGAAGGGAATGTGGCGTCCATTTTCAGAGAGATCATCCGCTCGTGCAGGGCTTTGCAGTCCGAGGGCAAGGTGTCTTATCTGGGCCCCGGAGGGAGTTTTTCGCATCAGGCGGCCTCCGGCATGTTCGGCTCCGGAAGCGAGTTTGTTCCCCGCTCAAGCATAGAGGATGTGTTTGAAAGTGTTCTCACCGGTTCGGTCTCAAGGGGGGTTGTGCCCATTGAAAACTCCACGGAGGGCTCCGTGGCAAGCGTGCTTGAGACGATTGCGGAAGGCAGATTCCTTATAACGGGGGAGACTTATGAGCCTATAAACCACTTCATGCTTTCAAAAACCGGCGGGCTTGACGGCATAGAAAAAGTCGCCTCGCACCCTCAGGCGCTCGGGCAGTGCCGGAGATGGCTGTCCTCAAACCTTCCCGGCGCAAAGCCCGTTGAACTTACCAGCACCGCCGCCGCCGCCGCGCTTGCGGCAAAAGACGGCTCGGTGGGCGCGGTGTCAAGCGCCTACTGCGCCTCCATATACGGCCTCCGGGTCGCGGCGGAAAACATAGAGGACAACCCGCTCAACGCCACGCGCTTTGTCGCGGTGGAAAAAGCCGACGGCTCCGCGCCCGACACCGCCGCCGGAAACAAGGTGTCCATTGCGTTTTCCATAAAAGACCGCCCGGGCGCGCTTCACAAAACGCTTTTCTCGCCGCTTGCCTCCGCAGGCGTGAACCTCACAAGGATAGAGTCCAGACCTTCGGGTAAAAAACCCTGGGAATACAACTTCTTTGTGGATTTTGAGTGCGGCCCCGGGCGGGAGGAAACCGACAGGCTGCTCTCCAAAATAGAGGCAAAAAGCTCTTTCTTCAAAGTGCTCGGTTGCTATGCCTCCGGAGAGTCCGGATGA
- a CDS encoding glutathione S-transferase family protein: MADIVFYSNPQSRGQVAHWMLEELGEPYETRWMDYGGPMKSPEYLSVNPMGKVPAIRHKSRDAVVTETAAICAYLAMTYPSKGLVPAVDDPALADFHRWLFFAAGPLETALTARSMKWDVSPEKSSMLGFGSYRATLDAIEGHLKGGEFVCRSGFSAADVYVGSQLIWGLRFGTVEPRQAFREYTDRLVRRDAYRRAERLCDERAAVSRQ; this comes from the coding sequence ATGGCTGACATAGTTTTCTACAGTAATCCCCAATCGCGCGGACAGGTGGCCCATTGGATGCTGGAGGAACTGGGAGAGCCCTACGAAACCCGCTGGATGGACTACGGAGGGCCTATGAAAAGCCCGGAGTATCTTTCAGTCAACCCCATGGGCAAAGTGCCGGCAATCCGGCACAAGAGCCGGGATGCCGTGGTAACCGAAACGGCTGCCATCTGCGCCTATCTTGCCATGACATATCCGTCAAAAGGTCTTGTCCCCGCGGTTGACGACCCTGCGCTGGCGGACTTTCACCGCTGGCTGTTTTTTGCCGCCGGGCCTCTGGAAACGGCTCTGACGGCGCGCTCCATGAAGTGGGATGTCAGCCCGGAAAAGTCATCCATGCTGGGGTTTGGCAGTTACCGGGCGACACTGGACGCCATTGAGGGGCATCTTAAGGGCGGGGAGTTTGTCTGCCGCAGCGGGTTTTCCGCGGCGGACGTGTATGTGGGCAGCCAACTGATATGGGGTCTGCGGTTCGGCACGGTGGAGCCCCGGCAAGCGTTCAGGGAATACACCGACCGGCTTGTCCGGCGTGACGCCTACCGGCGGGCGGAACGGCTTTGCGATGAGCGGGCCGCCGTGAGTCGGCAGTGA
- a CDS encoding ComF family protein, producing MSPEPVKTKVLKTAAAFLRRACGASVSLFFPPSCPVCGGTSGSGLCAGCEEGFVYLPGGGVCDLCGNLLTGGGAGVVCGACLSGRDFSVARSVVVFSGPAATAAKRFKYAGDLSLAGLFSSLVIERFPEELRGFDLMIPVPLHPRRLREREFNQAAVVSSAVAAATGRSHTPFLMERIVDTTPQASFPGKRDRKRNVRGAFRVAASRRSELEGRDVLVFDDIFTTGATIEECSKTLLRAGAGRVGALTVFRTPI from the coding sequence TTGTCTCCTGAGCCCGTCAAAACCAAGGTTCTGAAAACGGCGGCGGCCTTTCTGCGCCGCGCTTGCGGCGCTTCCGTTTCTCTGTTTTTTCCGCCGTCCTGCCCCGTATGCGGAGGGACTTCCGGCAGCGGGCTTTGCGCGGGGTGCGAGGAGGGTTTTGTCTACCTTCCCGGCGGCGGGGTGTGCGACCTGTGCGGCAACCTTCTGACCGGTGGCGGCGCGGGGGTGGTTTGCGGCGCGTGCCTCTCCGGGAGGGATTTTTCCGTGGCGCGCTCCGTGGTTGTTTTTTCCGGGCCCGCCGCCACCGCCGCCAAGCGTTTCAAGTATGCGGGCGACTTGTCGCTCGCCGGTTTGTTTTCCTCGCTCGTTATTGAAAGGTTTCCGGAGGAATTGCGCGGGTTTGACTTGATGATTCCCGTTCCCCTGCATCCCAGAAGGTTGCGCGAGAGGGAGTTTAATCAGGCCGCCGTTGTCTCTTCGGCTGTCGCCGCCGCAACGGGAAGGAGTCACACTCCCTTCTTAATGGAGAGGATTGTGGACACGACACCGCAGGCGTCTTTCCCCGGAAAGAGGGACAGAAAGAGAAATGTGCGCGGCGCGTTCAGGGTCGCGGCCTCCCGCCGCAGTGAGCTGGAGGGAAGGGACGTGCTTGTTTTTGACGACATATTCACAACCGGCGCGACCATTGAAGAGTGCTCAAAAACCCTCCTGCGCGCCGGGGCGGGGAGGGTCGGAGCCCTGACTGTTTTCAGAACGCCGATTTGA